A stretch of the Lactuca sativa cultivar Salinas chromosome 9, Lsat_Salinas_v11, whole genome shotgun sequence genome encodes the following:
- the LOC111895251 gene encoding uncharacterized protein LOC111895251, translating into MARSILLQLVRSQTRHHLSSSKIHTGFHPHRLATWQIQKSQTTTPHFNPMNHLPFTQTRFASQSTTIEDNNKITIGPKKGIESEKQEKDSGVIYYGPISSTIKKVKLLSLSTCCLSVSLGPVITFMTSPDMNVIIKGAVASSVIFLSASTTLALHWFVSPYIHKLRWQPGSDTFEVDMMTWLASFVTKTIKFSDIRIAETNRPYVTFKANGEFYFVDADHCHNKALLARLTPTAKPMPDSALKNL; encoded by the exons ATGGCAAGATCAATTCTTCTTCAACTGGTTCGATCCCAAACACGTCACCATCTGAGTTCCTCCAAAATCCACACAG GTTTCCACCCTCACAGATTAGCAACATGGCAAATTCAGAAATCTCAAACCACAACACCACACTTCAACCCCATGAATCATCTTCCATTTACCCAAACAAGATTCGCATCTCAATCAACCACAATCGAAGACAACAACAAGATCACAATTGGACCTAAAAAAGGAATCGAATCAGAGAAACAAGAGAAAGATTCAGGAGTAATCTACTATGGCCCAATCTCAAGCACCATAAAAAAAGTAAAACTTCTTTCTTTATCCACCTGTTGTCTCTCTGTATCATTAGGACCTGTGATCACCTTCATGACATCACCAGACATGAATGTCATCATAAAAGGTGCAGTTGCATCCTCTGTTATATTCTTGAGTGCTTCCACTACTTTGGCTCTTCATTGGTTTGTGAGTCCGTATATTCATAAGCTGAGGTGGCAGCCGGGTTCTGACACGTTTGAGGTGGACATGATGACGTGGCTAGCgagttttgtgactaaaactaTTAAGTTTTCAGATATTAGGATAGCTGAAACTAATAGACCTTATGTCACGTTTAAGGCAAATGGGGAGTTTTATTTTGTTGATGCTGATCATTGCCATAACAAGGCACTTTTGGCTAGATTGACACCTACTGCAAAACCAATGCCAGATTCGGCTCTTAAGAACTTGTGA
- the LOC111895274 gene encoding pentatricopeptide repeat-containing protein At2g42920, chloroplastic, with product MAPCFCSLNPLPSSSTSISQFISDQPYLSILETKCSTIKDLQIIHAQIIKTGLIKDTIAASRLLSFAATSPAADISYAFKLFNQTQNPNLFTWNTIIRGFSRSSNPRMAISLFIDMLIHSSVDPERLTYPSVFKAYAELGLAGNGAQLHGRILKLGLQFDVYIRNSIVHMYANCGYFGEAIQLFGDGEDMDVVAWNTMILSLAKFGNIGNARALFDEMPHRNSVSWNNMISGYVRTGKWVEALDLFRIMQTEKMKPSEFILVSLLNASANLGALNQGEWIHDYIIKNKVELNVIMITSLINMYCKCGSIERACQVFESSPIKGLSSWNSMIMGLAIHGHGNEAIELFSKLESSIFNPDSVTFIGVLMACSHSRLVEKAKFYFSLMTERYKIEPSIKHYGCMIDVLGRSGLLEEAKIVILSMPMKPDGVIWGSLLSSCRIHGDVKMGEWASRNLVDLGEGESCGHVLLSNVYASGGEFEMAIRERMLMKEKEIEKIPGCSLIEVNGEVHEFVSSGRLHPKVDEIHNLLKNLTLLLHDVKSFNL from the coding sequence ATGGCGCCTTGCTTCTGTTCCTTGAATCCGTTGCCATCTTCTTCAACATCCATTTCCCAATTCATATCAGATCAACCTTACCTTtccattttagaaacaaaatgttCTACCATTAAAGATCTTCAAATCATACATGCCCAAATCATCAAGACAGGCTTAATCAAAGACACCATTGCCGCCTCTCGCCTGCTGTCGTTTGCAGCCACCTCACCTGCTGCGGATATCAGCTATGCTTTCAAGCTCTTCAATCAAACTCAGAACCCTAATCTTTTCACTTGGAATACAATCATCAGAGGTTTCTCCAGGAGCTCAAACCCACGCATGGCGATATCTTTGTTTATTGATATGTTGATTCATTCATCTGTAGACCCAGAAAGACTAACGTACCCATCAGTCTTCAAGGCTTATGCAGAACTTGGTCTGGCAGGAAATGGAGCTCAGCTTCATGGTAGAATTTTGAAATTAGGGTTACAATTTGATGTTTATATACGTAACAGCATCGTACACATGTATGCCAATTGTGGGTATTTTGGTGAAGCAATTCAACTCTTTGGAGATGGTGAGGATATGGACGTTGTTGCTTGGAATACAATGATTTTGTCTCTTGCAAAATTTGGGAACATAGGCAATGCACGTGctctgttcgatgaaatgcctcacAGAAACTCTGTTTCCTGGAATAACATGATAAGTGGGTATGTAAGAACTGGGAAATGGGTTGAAGCATTGGATCTTTTTAGAATCATGCAAACAGAGAAGATGAAACCAAGTGAGTTCATCTTGGTGAGTTTATTAAATGCTTCAGCAAACTTAGGAGCATTGAATCAAGGTGAGTGGATTCATGATTACATCATAAAGAACAAAGTGGAACTTAATGTAATCATGATTACTTCACTAATAAACATGTATTGCAAATGTGGGAGCATTGAAAGAGCATGTCAAGTCTTTGAATCCTCCCCTATAAAGGGATTATCATCTTGGAACTCAATGATCATGGGTCTTGCAATCCATGGCCATGGGAATGAAGCAATCGAGTTATTCTCAAAGCTCGAATCATCTATCTTTAACCCTGATTCTGTAACTTTCATTGGTGTTCTAATGGCATGTAGTCATTCAAGATTGGTTGAAAAAGCTAAATTTTATTTCTCTTTAATGACCGAAAGATATAAAATTGAGCCATCGATTAAGCACTATGGTTGCATGATAGATGTGTTAGGAAGATCAGGGCTACTTGAAGAggctaaaattgtcattttaagtaTGCCCATGAAACCAGATGGTGTTATATGGGGGTCTCTTTTGTCATCTTGTAGGATTCATGGAGATGTGAAAATGGGGGAGTGGGCTTCAAGGAATTTGGTTGATTTAGGTGAAGGAGAGAGTTGTGGGCATGTGCTTTTGTCGAATGTTTATGCAAGTGGGGGTGAGTTTGAGATGGCGATAAGAGAAAGGATGTTGATGAAAGAAAAAGAGATAGAAAAAATTCCTGGGTGTAGCCTAATTGAAGTGAATGGGGAAGTTCATGAATTTGTTTCTAGTGGAAGGTTGCATCCGAAAGTCGACGAAATCCATAATTTGTTAAAAAACTTGACACTGTTGTTACATGATGTTAAATCTTTTAATTTATAA
- the LOC111895281 gene encoding protein FAR1-RELATED SEQUENCE 5-like codes for MSTANKKSEAIKFKGHAFQTTEEKAKGTYDVVSGTLIINSLAIRVLFDSVATHSFVSQKHGVKLNVPLELLQNENVIELANDEFITVCHRRHVHVDLYSMQDGIDHTFDDSLFDDQHHGIDKNTVEDCYIYDNIDQDANNLGDISIEDETLGVFDDNHQSSNHQHVIINGNSFDVRKMTNRKNGHGIIRLRYLVCNRQGLPNTGHVDTLNPNRSKIKRRTDSRRTGCIACIRFSMIKGSSTWFLYEFVEEHNHELMSQDNILFSRHHRQLNPWQRSFIISLSNQNVGATQAHGLFTTINGGYNIIGGTVDDFKILMRDLNYFIGGTDAQIVENKQLNTMFWAEETSKINYKEFGDVVSFDATFRTKRYDMVFVPFTGIDNHKKCVTFGAGLLSKEDIDSYTWLLKSFLKAFGKQPILVLSDEDPAMKNAIANVFPESIHRLCRL; via the exons ATGTCAACCGCCAATAAGAAATCAGAAGCAATAAAATTCAAAGGGCATGCTTTTCAAACTACAGAGGAAAAAGCCAAAGGAACTTATGATGTGGTGTCAGGTACCTTAATTATCAACTCATTAGCTATACGTGTGTTATTTGATTCGGTTGCTACTCATTCATTTGTGTCTCAAAAGCATGGTGTCAAATTAAATGTTCCTTTAGAATTGCTTCAAAATGAGAATGTCATCGAACTTGCCAATGACGAGTTTATTACTGTTTGCCATAG AAGACATGTCCATGTTGATTTATATTCAATGCAAGATGGAATAGATCACACTTTTGATGATAGTCTGTTTGATGACCAACATCATGGAATTGATAAAAATACAG TAGaagattgttatatttatgataatATTGATCAAGATGCAAACAATTTAGGTGATATTTCAATTGAAGACGAGACATTGGGTGTATTTGATGATAATCATCAAAGTTCTAATCATCAGCATGTGATTATTAATGGAAACA GTTTTGACGTTAGAAAAATGACAAACAGAAAAAATGGGCATGGTATTATTAGATTGAGATACCTCGTGTGTAACAGACAAGGTCTTCCTAATACAGGTCATGTTGATACATTGAACCCAAACAGAAGTAAGATAAAAAGAAGGACTGATAGTCGAAGGACTGGATGCATTGCATGTATTAGATTTAGTATGATAAAAGGAAGCTCTACATGGTTTCTATATGAGTTTGTAGAGGAACATAATCACGAGCTTATGTCTCAAGATAACATATTGTTTTCCCGACACCACAGACAGCTTAATCCATGGCAGAGATCGTTCATTATCAGTCTTTCTAATCAGAATGTTGGTGCCACCCAAGCTCACGGGCTATTTACTACTATTAATGGTGGATACAATATTATTGGAGGCACTGTTGatgattttaaaattttgatgaGGGATCTTAATTACTTTATAGGTGGAACTGATGCTCAGAT AGTTGAAAATAAGCAACTCAACACTATGTTTTGGGCTGAAGAGACCTCAAAGATAAATTATAAAGAATTTGGTGATGTTGTCTCCTTTGATGCCACATTCCGAACCAAAAG GTATGACATGGTATTTGTTCCTTTCACTGGAATCGACAATCACAAAAAGTGTGTTACTTTTGGTGCTGGATTGCTTAGCAAAGAGGATATCGACTCATACACATGGTTGTTGAAATCTTTTCTTAAAGCTTTTGGTAAACAACCAATATTGGTGTTATCTGATGAAGACCCCGCGATGAAAAATGCTATAGCCAATGTTTTCCCAGAATCAATTCATAGGTTGTGTCGATTGTAA